The proteins below come from a single Drosophila suzukii chromosome X, CBGP_Dsuzu_IsoJpt1.0, whole genome shotgun sequence genomic window:
- the Dop2R gene encoding dopamine D2-like receptor isoform X2, with translation MAAQPLSSTAATSAATTAAAGATSATLTTSAASTSTAATSASASATASASAGATWMQNQQSHHQLVADGGGSNPANGSDSQAGVEGPTMPAGYLPIYEDVETAAEDAGYALIDDISEWLLGSVGGDEVAVGGQENTTTLAVTNGVGGANGTLGWLEVLNSTLPNGRSNSSAEEVELEALEEGVGERARGRYALRSFVEQQLGGGGAAGAAGGGGGDAGIALIDSGEEAALDNVADAETDYGLLGGFGDAELLQRTAAAARNTLGNRTAPATTSYDGGGSGDVAGTAGVGGGGGGLAGGLGGTGGGSGGSTFMLLLENFNDYFPNYNGSTVSGTTTIAPGAGMGSGMGVAITGSRGGGLLLEQNLTGLYLDGYRFNCTNETLNLTDPCAELRVVDHNYWALILILFPILTLFGNILVILSVCRERSLQTVTNYFIVSLAIADLLVAVVVMPFAVYFLVNGVWALPDVVCDFYIAMDVICSTSSIFNLVAISIDRYIAVTQPIKYAKHKNSRRVCLTILLVWAISAAIGSPIVLGLNNTPNREPDVCAFYNADFILYSSLSSFYIPCIIMVFLYWNIFKALRSRARKQRAARKPHLSELTGGSVIENIAQTRRLAETALDSSRHASRILPDEAATNTASGSNEEEDENAISPDIDDCHVIVNDKSTEFMLATVVEETGNVVAQITTQPQLVVADPNGNHDSGYAASNVDDVLAGVAPASASAATSAAAPRSSGSPPDSPLPSGATLQRSSVSSQRRNPDDSPKRGEPTLRSVGVDNSSVAMKPLSFVRYGVQEAMTLARNDSTLSTTSKTSSRKDKKNSQASRFTIYKVHKASKKKREKSSAKKERKATKTLAIVLGVFLFCWLPFFSCNIMDAMCAKFKKDCRPGLTAYMMTTWLGYINSFVNPVIYTIFNPEFRKAFKKIMHMG, from the exons ATGGCAGCCCAGCCATTGAGCAGCACGGCGGCAACATCCGCGGCAACAACTGCGGCAGCCGGTGCAACATCGGCGACCCTAACCACGTCAGCCGCTTCCACATCGACGGCAGCCAcgtccgcatccgcatccgcaaCGGCATCGGCATCCGCGGGAGCCACGTGGATGCAGAACCAGCAGAGCCATCATCAACTGGTGGCGGATGGCGGTGGCTCCAATCCGGCGAACGGCAGCGATTCGCAGGCGGGCGTTGAGGGCCCCACAATGCCGGCCGGCTACTTGCCGATCTACGAGGATGTGGAAACGGCGGCGGAGGACGCCGGCTACGCGCTGATCGACGACATCAGCGAGTGGCTGTTGGGTTCGGTGGGTGGTGATGAGGTGGCCGTGGGCGGGCAGGAGAATACGACGACCTTGGCGGTAACGAACGGCGTTGGCGGCGCCAATGGAACGCTGGGTTGGCTGGAGGTGCTTAACAGCACGCTGCCAAATGGCCGAAGCAACTCGAGCGCGGAGGAAGTGGAGTTGGAGGCTCTGGAGGAGGGGGTAGGGGAGCGGGCCAGGGGGCGGTACGCCCTGCGCAGCTTTGTGGAGCAGCAGTTGGGGGGCGGCGGAGCTGCGGGGGCGGCCGGTGGCGGCGGTGGCGATGCTGGCATCGCGCTGATCGACAGCGGTGAGGAGGCCGCCCTGGACAATGTGGCGGATGCGGAAACGGACTATGGCCTCCTGGGCGGCTTCGGCGATGCGGAGCTGCTGCAGCGGACCGCAGCGGCGGCCAGGAACACGCTCGGCAATCGAACGGCGCCGGCGACGACGAGCTACGATGGTGGCGGCTCTGGCGATGTGGCAGGTACCGCTGGGGTcggcggcggaggaggaggattGGCTGGAGGACTGGGAGGAACTGGAGGAGGATCAGGGGGCAGCACCTTCATGCTGCTGCTCGAAAACTTTAACGATTATTTTCCCAACTACAATGGGAGCACGGTTTCGGGAACAACAACCATTGCGCCGGGGGCGGGAATGGGCTCGGGCATGGGCGTGGCCATCACGGGGAGCAGGGGCGGCGGCCTGCTGCTCGAGCAGAACCTGACGGGACTGTACCTCGACGGCTACCGGTTCAACTGCACCAACGAGACGCTCAACCTGACCGACCCCTGCGCCGAGCTAAGAGTGG TGGACCACAACTACTGGGCGCTCATCCTGATCCTGTTCCCCATCCTGACCCTCTTCGGCAACATCCTGGTCATCCTGTCCGTGTGCCGCGAGCGCTCGCTGCAGACAGTCACGAATTATTTTATAGTCTCGTTGGCCATCGCCGATCTCCTGGTCGCCGTGGTCGTGATGCCATTTGCTGTCTATTTTCTG GTAAATGGAGTCTGGGCCCTGCCTGACGTTGTTTGTGATTTCTATATAGCCATGGATGTGATATGCTCTACTTCATCGATATTCAACTTAGTTGCCATCTCCATAGACAG ATATATCGCTGTGACACAGCCAATAAAGTACGCCAAGCACAAAAATAGCCGCCGCGTTTGCCTTACGATACTGCTGGTGTGGGCCATATCGGCTGCCATCGGTTCGCCGATAGTTCTGGGCCTCAACAACACGCCCAATCGCGAGCCCGATGTATGCGCCTTCTACAACGCTGACTTTATACTCTACTCCTCGCTGAGCAGCTTCTATATACCCTGCATTATTATGGTGTTTCTCTACTGGAACATTTTCAAG GCGCTGAGGAGTCGGGCGCGGAAGCAGCGGGCGGCCCGCAAGCCCCACCTATCGGAACTCACGGGCGGCAGCGTCATCGAGAACATCGCCCAAACACGCCGCCTGGCGGAGACGGCATTGGACAGCAGCCGGCACGCCAGCAGGATCCTGCCGGACGAGGCGGCCACCAACACGGCCAGCGGCTccaacgaggaggaggacgagaACGCCATCTCGCCGGACATCGACGACTGCCACGTCATCGTGAACGACAAGTCCACCGAGTTCATGCTGGCCACCGTCGTCGAGGAGACGGGCAA CGTCGTGGCCCAAATCACCACTCAGCCGCAGCTGGTCGTCGCCGATCCGAATGGTAATCATGATTCTGGTTATGCAGCCTCAAACGTTGACGATGTCCTTGCAGGCGTGGCGCCCGCCTCCGCCTCCGCCGCCACATCCGCTGCAgctccgcgaagcagcggcTCGCCGCCGGACAGTCCGCTGCCCAGTGGCGCCACCCTCCAGCGGTCCAGCGTCAGCAGCCAGCGGCGCAACCCCGACGACTCGCCGAAGCGCGGCGAGCCGACTCTCAGGTCAGTCGGTGTCGATAACTCCAG CGTCGCCATGAAGCCATTGTCCTTTGTCCGCTACGGGGTGCAGGAGGCCATGACTTTGGCACGCAACGACTCAACGCTATCGACCACATCGAAAACGTCCTCGCGCAAGGATAAGAAGAACTCGCAGGCGTCAAG ATTCACGATATACAAGGTGCACAAGGCCTCGAAAAAGAAACGCGAAAAATCGTCGGCCAAAAAGGAACGCAAGGCCACCAAAACATTGGCCATTGTTTTGG GTGTCTTCCTGTTCTGCTGGCTGCCCTTCTTCAGCTGCAACATCATGGACGCCATGTGCGCCAAGTTCAAGAAAGACTGCCGACCGGGCCTCACGGCCTACATGATGACCACCTGGCTGGGCTACATCAACAGCTTCGTTAACCCGGTGATCTACACGATATTCAATCCCGAGTTTCGCAAGGCCTTCAAGAAGATCATGCACATGGGGTGA